ttaaattgattgataaAGATGTGTAGATTGTAAATTGTaagtttcttgaaaataaattattgttctTTGGTAAATGGTACAAATACatgtgaaattttatatgttattatagtattttaaatattgaaattaaattcatatgaaaGTGATTAATAGACGGTGACAATCCTTGTGATGGCACATTGACagcatgaatatatatattgatatccTATTATCTGTACGGAAACGATGAAGTGCCATTGATTGATAAATTTGTATAAAGGTAATGGATTACATAAATGCCCGGTTGAATGTAGCAACCACTAGGATTTGCACGCTTGTACGGGATTTGCACTTCAGTTAGTATGCTTGCACCTCGGTGCCTCTGTATACACTTCGGTGCCCTTGTTTGCACTACGGTGCCCTTGTTTTCACATTTATGCCCCTGTCTGCACTTCGGTGCTCCTGTTATACATCTATGATGcctctggtgtggtgtagttacccaaGTATCCGAGTCAAGTTACTAGTTTATCGTGCtaaatgttaatataatttacaaaattatttatgtgCTTAAAGGCTAATGTACAGTCAAGATATTAGAAAGTGTTAAATGTTCAATAAACTAATTGATCATATGTgagtataattatattgatgattatatGGTTAAAGAtagatatttatatacatatacgaaTGAGTTTagtttgaattattatagtacCGGAAGCATACAATGAACCATTTTCAATACTAATCCTATAAGTGCTTCATAAATGATTAACATGCATGatcaatttatttgtttagtttttacATTGTTTAGTGAAAGTAAGTGATTTCgggatgatatgtttatgttaaaGTTGAAACGAAAGATGAATTACAGATTGATTATAAGTTAAGTGTGTAACTGTTATGGTAAGAAGAAATGCTTAAGTGAAATGGCTATATGAAATGCTTATAAGGAAATAtatctatgtatgtatatgCAAGACTACACCAATTATCCATGAGAGGTGCAGTAAATAGAAAACGAAAGTTAGCTTAtgatataatgaaaattttgcttAGTTGCTTATTCTAATATGTTCAATAGTTAAGTTGCCTTTATACGAACTTGATAAGCATTATTGCTTAcgttagttgttttcttttcctataTATCATCGAAAGGCTCGATCGGTTGGAATCTCGTTGGAGCACCATCACACTATTCATTcattattttgatagttttttaCTACTTTGGTTatggttataagtggcatgtatagggttgaaTGTTTATTTGATATGTTGTGCATGGTTCTTTTGAATTTtgggaagaaaatgaatgaacttatgatgttaaattgattttaggattaatgTTTGAAATAGGGTGCCTATGAATGGTAATTTGGTTAGAAGCTTTAGGTTGATTgttttaacatgtttaaaagTGTATTAAGAGTGTTTTGATCATAGGATTGTATGTGTTATTGGTGTACTTTGTTGGGAAAGATTTGgtattgaattgatttgaattaggggttaaatggTGAGTAGAAGGCCTAGGGCACGAGCtatcacacggctgtgtgaggcacacgaccgtgtgtcatcTAAGGTTTTCTTAGGGttcaagtcaatgagttacacggcctgacacatgggcgtgtgacatgaccatgtgaccctactcagtgagATACATGGGTtgagacacgatcgtgtgtcccttgttcgaatgttacacagcctagcgctttgtcacacggcctggccacacggttgtgtgacccatgttttccaatttttttaactttttcttggattttttgttttgtttcaaattagccccgaattgcttctaagctatttttagggcctcgaaggctcgatttagggaaaaaagtatatgaatgaatgctttataaaatgtttagttATTTAAATGTTATGATGTTGTATGATATACGGTTGATTGGTAATACTCCATAACTCTAATATGGCAAtagagacgggttaggggtgttatatttagtggtattatAGCTACGGTTTAATTGGTTCTCAGACTGAACGTAGCGTATATATAgtttagaaatacatgtcattatataaactgtgatagtgtgatgtcttCTGACTCTGATGGGATTTGTTTAACATATAGATAAAAGATGTCTTCCAACCGAGCTAATTCCGATGATGTTGAAAGCGATATTCAAGTCTTTGATTAAAAGGTTTCTAATGATGAGCAGAAATTTATGAAGGTTAGAGTAAAGGTTCTTAATGTTTGTATTAATAATGAATGTTATGTTTCATGTGTATATATGAAGATTAAATATTTTGGCTTTACGACCTCCACCCCCTTCATTCTCAAAGTATTATATAATGGAATATTCACAAGATTTATGTTGATTAAGCCTGCAAAAGAGTAGTCGAAGAGTTTAACAGATGAATGAGTAATAATATGGGCAGAGTTGAGAGTTGGTTAGCAAATATAAAGAATTCTAGATGAGATATAAGATTTTTCTGAAGATTATTTGGGATGCATAACATCactgttaaaagaaaaagttatttACTAGTAATCGACTTTAACTGCTATAGTATCTAAGGAATATGTTAACCGAAATTTCTCCTGGATTAATTACTTTAGTGAAACAGAATAATGTGAGATCATCGATGACTTTAGTAGTTAGTGGGGTAATGTTCGAATTGTAAATATGTCTGAATGCAACCATGATGGGTGAGTATCTTACAATGATCTCCTCTAGGtatttgattaaatgctaaagttacatgttttatgtaattaaattggttaatttatgaagtgcaccactaatttttccatgtttttattgaattttgtgcaggaatgcaattttaggctaaatagaagaaaaaggaaacaattgggccaaattaaagaaagaagcaaagaaggagggccaaagtagaattttttcaatattaattagctgaaaattttgttgacttagtgggggagattattttgggatatttttttgtcatggaatattttttccttgaatttcTAGACTAGTTGGCTCCTAAATTAGTAAATCctctagtataaatagagcatGTATTGTTCAtcaattcatcaatcaaaaaaaatatttagcttTTATCTTTCAATTCTCTCCTTTCTCATGTAGCATTGTTTCTTTAGCTTCTTTGCCTTCAATTTATTCCTAGCAGCAACCAACTTTAAATCATTtgcaattcatttttcaaattcCCTTTTCAACCACTCACTTTAATATATTCCAACCCCCCATACTCAATCACATCACCCATCTTTTCACCCTTTCTACCttatttatcaaataccaacatgtccaaaccttagccaactaaacccattttcacttttaggtaaaattagcctcgtcaaaaccgTGAGTTACTGAACCCGagccatttaactcctaaaattcggtacttattacttctcggattaagagtatgattttgtcaccATAAAGtcgatcaacactaagtcaaaaagaCGCTGTTCGATTTGGTGTGATTAGACGTCAGATTGGAATTCAAAagaacgtttctaatcggttttcaggaacacattggcgtgccaagtggaggctgctgtttggttccgtcaagggaagtagtaaacggatttaaatgtcccacgcggttgagggcattggttcgagctaggctcttctagaacgcaaagctaccagagttctaaatcacgaacatttcgtggttgttcgatcggtaagaattagctattggacgttccataactaatttacacaaggaagagttggtgtccgaggcgtccttggtagctataactagcttattggaaaagaggagttcatccaatttcgaggatcggttcaaagacgaggaaaattcgcgcctaaagctgagctcattctaattaatttttcttaatatttatttcacagttattattattctattttcaacttttacttttgacattatttttctattaatttcaggttttcaaatttttatcccCCCAAACGTCTTGGGCACGACagctgccccgacataaatctggtcaaacGAGCAACAATTTACAAGAAAAACGGTCTACGAGGATCGACCCTACTCTCTATACTGCATAATTTGCAACTtaaggcgtaggtttatattggtggattcgacacccatcagttTTGGCGCTGTTGCCAGGGACTGGCAACACTTacaaattgtttaaattatctTCATGACCATATCTTCATCCAGAGATCTCGAATACGACCCAGAGATCGAAAAATCAGCACGAGCACGACGTAAAGAGACGGAAGTTCTTAAGCGTGTAGCAGCAATTGAACGTGGAAAACAAGTCGAAGTGGTTGATCCTGAGACCGAACCACCTCCTTCAACAAAAGAAGTAGAAGACAACCTCGGTGAACCAGAAAGGATGGCAAACCGAACCATTCATCAACTAGCTGCTGCTCCCAACGAACAAACACCGTTATGCATCAACTATCCAGCCGGAGAAACCCCGTTCGAGTTGAAGTCAGGCCTGATTCACCTTTTGCCCACTTTTCGAGGCTTGAAGAACGAAAATCCACATACCCACTTGAGAGAATTCCACATGGTCTGCTCAAGCATGAAACCACAGGGAGTAACCgaagatgaaattaaacttcgggcctttcctttttttttagttgatacagcaagagaatggttattttacttaccccCCGGTTCAATTACAACATAGGATGACTTATCTCGTGTTTTTCTTGACAGGTTTTTCCCAGCATCGCGAGCAGCTGAACTTAGGAGAGACATAGTGGGAATTCGCCAAATGGAAAGTGAATCGCTCTATGACTATTGGGAGTGATACAAGAAACTGTGTGCAAGTTGTCCTCAACACGGTTTGACCGAGCAATCACTTCTTCAATATTTCTACAAGGGTTTGCTCCCTATGGAAATGGAGATGATTGACGCTGCTAGTGGAGGGGCGCTTGTCAATATGACTCCTCAAAGGGTAAGAGAACTGATATCCACCATGGCGGCAAATTCTCAATAGTATCGACCGAATTTAGAACCCACAAGACGGGTTAATGGGGTAAACATTTCATCCTTGGAAGATAAATTGGATAAGCTCACTAATATTGTCCAATCTATGCTTACAGAAAAGAAGAATCAGACCCAACTGTGTGGGATTTGTACTACATCTGAACATCCGACGGATTTGTGCCCAATCCTTAACGAAAATTCAACGGCACATGTTGACGCTGTCGGAGGTTTTCCAGGACCTCCACAAAGACACTATGATCCTTTCTCCAACACGTACAATCCCGGGTGGAAGGATCATCCCAACTTGAATTACGGAGCTAATCCCCGATATAATCCGGCATACCAACCGAGACCTTTGCAACCATCGCAACTGCCACCCAAGCCGAGCACATCTCTAGAAGCTATTATGGAGAGACTTGCCGTCGATGCTGCGAAATACCAACAAAGGACAGACGCATCAATACAAGAGTTAACTAATCAAGTTAGTAAACTCTCGATGGCAGTTAACCGTTTGGAGTCTCAAGGTAAATTACCTTCCCAGATGGAGCCGAATCCTCGACAGAATGCGAGTACAATAACTCTTCGTAGCGGAAAAATTCTGGAACCAGTTCCCGACAAAAGTTATGGGCAAGACAACGAATGGGACAAGCAAATCTCTGATCCAAAAGCCAGACCGGAATCAGAAATTTAGAAACCAGTTGTGATTCCACCTCCTTTTCCAGGAAGACTTGCGAAGgataagaaagaaaaggaggaaaaagaaatcctcGAAACGTTCAGGAAGGTTGAGGTGAATATCCCTTTGCTCGACGCTATCAAACAAATCCCTCGCTATGCAAAATTTCTCAAGGAATTGTGTACTAGCAAGAGGAGGTTACTAGGTAACGAAAGAGTAAATGTAGGAGAAAATGTCTCCGCAGTACTGCAAAAGAAAGTTCCGCCCAAATACAAGGACCAAGGTATGTTCGCTATTTCCTGTGAGATAGGTAATGTAGGCATTAAGAAAGCCATGTGTGATTTAGGGGCTTCCATTAATGTTATGCCTTATCCTATATATAAGTTGATTAACGCGGGTCCTCTGAAAAAGACAAGAGTGATAATCCAGTTGGCGGACAGGTCAGTCGTCTATCCCGAAGGGTTACTTGAAGACGTCCTTGTTAAAGTTAACGAATTAGTTTTCCCTGCAGATttctacattattaatatggagGACGATAACTCAACTAATTCATCTGACATTTTGCTTGGAAGGTCGTTTGGCAAATCGCAAGTGCAAAAATTGACGTTCGGAGCGGAACACTGACAATGGAGTTTGACGGCGAAATcgtgaaattcaatgtctacGAAGCGATAGGGCATCCTAACTCACTATCAAATATCTCTAGCATTGATATTATAGATTGTTTAACTCAAACTTATTCTGAATATCATGATTTTGATGAGTTAGAAACTATCCTTTACAGAAGCATTGACATGGATGTTTTAAGACACCTCGACgaattatcaattataaaagATCCGTTGCGAGAAATTGTCAAACACTTAGAGACTCAACCATCGTCGACGAATCGAGGTAACCAATTTGAACTATTACCTTCCCAAACTAAAATGTTGCCTTCGATTTTGCAGCCACCAACCTTGGAGCTTAAAGCATTACCAGACCATCTCAAGTACGTCTTTTTGGGAGAGAAAGACACTTTACCGGTGATAGTGTCAAACAAACTAACCAAAGACGAGGAGGAAAGTCTAGTTCAAGTTCTGAGGGATTATAAGGAGGCTATTGGTTGGACAATATCCGACATAAAAGGGCTAAGTCCATCCACATGTATGCACAGAATTTCCATTGAAGATAACACGAAACCAAAAAGAGATGCTCAGAGGCGCCTTAATCCACCCATGATGGAGGTAGTGAAGAAGGAAATCCAGAAATTGTTGGATGCTAGAATGATATACCCGATCTCCGACAGTGATTGGGTTAGCCCAGTTcatgtcgtgcccaagaaaactggTGTGACAGTGGTGAAAAATTCGTCTGGAGAGGTAGTTCCTACCCGAGTCCAGAATGGATGGAGGGTTTGCATCGATTACAGGAAGTTGAACGCAGCTACCCGAAAAGACCATTTTCCACTTCCTTTCATCGATCAAATGCTCGAGCGATTAGCTGGTAAGACTCATTATTGTTGTCTCGATGGATATTcaggatttttccaaattccGGTGGCGCCTGAAGATCAAGACAAAACAAATTTCACGTGTCCTTTTGGAACGTTTGCGTATAGACAAATGCCGTTTGGACTCTGTAATGCTCCAGCCACTTTCCAGAGATGCATGGTAAGCATATTCTCCGATTACGTCGAGAAAATCATTGAAGTCTTCATGGATGACTTCACGGTGTACGGTAACTCTTTTAATGAATGTCTCAGTAATCTTGCTAAGATATTACAAAGATGcctagaatttaatcttgttttaaattatgaaaaatgccaTTTCATGGTTGACAAAGGATTAATTTTAGGTCATATAGTTTCCTTAGAAGGTATTGAGGTCGATAAAGCAAAAACGGATATTATTAACTCATTACCTTACCCCACATCTGTGAGGGAAATTCGTTCGTTTCTTGGACATGCAGGATTTTACAGACGATTCATAAAAGACTTCTCGAAGATCGCGCAACCGCTCTGCAGTCTGTTACAGAAagataaagaatttaaatttgagcAGACTTGTAAAGATGCATTTGACATACTGAAGCAGAAATTGGTCTCCGCTCCCATAGTGCAACCACCGAATTGGAACTTCCCATTTGAAatgatgtgtgatgcaagtgatcaAAGTATGGGAGCTGTTCTTGGGCAAAGAATAGGGAAAGAGCCTCATGTTATCTACTACGCTTCGAAAACTTTGGATGCTGCCCAAAGCAATTACACAACCACTGAGAAAGAATTTTTAGCTGTTGTGTTTGCTTTAGGTAAATTTAGATCTTACCTGTTGGGAactaaagtgattattttttctgatcatgcagctttgaaatatttgataggGAAGAAGGAGGCAAAACCTCGACTAATTAGGTGGATTCTACTTATGCaagaatttgattttgaaatccgAGATAAGAAGGGATGCGAAAACTTAGTAGCTGACCATCTGAGTCGGTTACCAGTTCCAACAGATGACACACCATTGAAAGACAACTTCCCAGATGAAAACCTGTTTTCAGCAAATGCGGTTCATCCTTGGTACACAGACATAGTAAACTATCTCGTCACAGGTACTATACCTTCAGAATTACCAAGGTCCAGAAAAGATAAGATTAAAAAGGATGCTCGATATTACATTTGGGACGATCCTTACCTATGGAAGCATTGCTCCGATCAAGTAATTCGACGGTGTGTAGCAGAAACAGAGGTACAATCTATCTTAACTTTTTGTCATTCTTATGCATGTGGAGGACACTTTAGACCCAAACACACCGCACATAAAATTCTTGAGTGTGGACTATTTTGGCCAAACATATTTCGTGATGCTTTCTTATTCTGCAAAACCTGTGAAAGATGCCAAAAAGTCGGTAACCTTATTCGACGAAGTGAGATGCCCCTTACTCCTATCcatatttgtgaaattttcgATGTGTGGGGCATCAATTTTATGGgtccttttatttcttctttcggtaatttttatatactcttAGCTGTTGATTACGTTTCTAAGTGGATAGAGGCAAAGGCTACTCGCAATGATAATGCTAAAACTGTGGTTGACTTTCTTAAAAGTTCTATCTTTTCCAGGTATGGCACCCCACGAGCATTAATCAGCGACAGAGGAACTCATTTCTGCAATAAACTCGTAAGTGCACTTATGGAAAAATATGGAGTGACTCAACGAATTGCCACTGCCTACCATCCACAAACAAACGGACAAGCTGAAGTGTCAAATCGAGAAATTAAGTCCATATTGGAGAAGACTATTAAACCTAACAGAAAGGATTGGAGCTTGAGACTAAATGACGCACTTTGGGCTTATAGGAGCTTACAAGGGACCAATAGGCATGTCACCTTATCGACTTATTTTTGGTAAACCGTGCCATCTCCCGGTCGAATTAGAGCATAAAGCATTTTGGGCAGTTAAGCAGTGTAATATGGAAATGGAGACCGCAGGAAGAACTCGAAAGTTGGACATTCAGGAACTCGAGGAAATTAGAAACGATGCATATGAAAATGCTCGagtttataaagaaaagacGAAGGCGTTCCACGATAAGATGTTCACTAAGAAGCAGTTTTCAATAGGACAAAAAGTTCTCTTATACGACTCTACCTTAAAAATTTTTGCGGGTAAGCTTCGATCCAAATGGATAGGTTCATTTActatcactaatttattttcaaatggtGCAGTGGAAATTCAAAGCGAAGAAACCCGAAAGTGCTTTATGGTGAATGGTCAACGATTGAAACCCTTCTACGAGAATTTTCAAACGCACACGATTGAGGAGCTTGGTCTCGAGGAGCCCGAAAATTGAATAACAGgtcgtcgagctaacgacgttaaacaaagcgctgttgggaggcaacccaaattttcttttcctttatgcaaataaaacttttggtaaaatggaaaatgaaaaatgcatGTCGAGGATTAGTTCTGtctaaggaaagacttggtacttaagtatgtccattgtgactcacctctctttcctgggaacttACTTGGCGCATTTATCACGACTATTTTACCAAATCTCGTAAtcttggtttttaataatttatttctcgagtttatagcttagctaataaatttgaaaaaaattaattttcctattattattattatttatttttactgttttattttattttcatttttatctttgcAGGAAAATAttccaagacaaaattaaattccacATGTCAACCcacaaaattcttttttcaGTTAAGGCCCACTCTACCTACGAGATCGCCCTCCACGACGTTGAAATACATAGggagtttctttttctctttctcctacttatctttacttttattctttaaattacattgggacaatgtaaaataagtagggggagggaaacataaattgattctaatttgcTTATCTGTCATCgctatttttgcatgtttttggtaaaaggtaaatttttcttttaattgggatggtacacttatggtttgaccgatttagctatttaattctTTACACATGAAACTTTTCAATAACCTAGACTTAGCGGGTAagaaatttttggaaattatgAGTTTGCTTGATTGCCTACCTTTTATCATAAGTTCTTgcctttcaagaaaaaaataataataatactcctCTGATACGAATGTTAAGAGTGAACAATTGGGGTTGTGCATCGGGCTGAGTAACCGGAAcgtggtgcttgggttgtcatcacaTCTCGCGTAAAAAGGTTCGTGTGACTGTCCAATTTATTTGCACTCACTCCGCTAACAGGTTATCATGAGTAGGGCGAAATAACCCGCTTAGAGACGTCCGAATTGATTAACCGGAacatggtgcttgggttgtcatcatgtctcgcgtcaaaaaatttgataatgtcctaagtacaaaaataagtaaataatataataaatgaaagGTAAGCCTATCAAGATCtcataaattctgaaatatatttacttacttattaggctaggttatttgagatgttaatgtgctaggattaaattgttgaattgtgcaATCTATGAGGGTCAAGTCCTATTTTGGaggaaaattttccttttgcagaaacatacaaaatgctcgaggactagcataagctaagtagggggatttgattaaatgctaaagttacatgttttatgtaattaaattggttaatttatgaagtgcgcaccactaatttttccatgtttttattgaattttgtgcaggaatgcaattttgggctaaatagaagaaaaaggaaacaattgggccaaattaaagaaagaagcaaagaaggaagcaaagaaggagggccaaagtagaatttttccaatattaattagctgaaaattttgttgacttagtgggggagattattttgggatatttttttgtcatggaatatttttttccttgaatttcTAGACTAGTTGGCTCCTAAATTAGTAAATCctctagtataaatagagcatGTATTGTTCAtcaattcatcaatcaaaaaaaaatatttagcttTTATCTTTCAATTCTCTCCTTTCTCACGTAGCATTGTTTCTTTAGCTTCTTTGCCTTCAATTTATTCCTAGCAGCAACCAACTTTAAATCATTtgcaattcatttttcaaattcCCTTTTCAACCACTCACTTTAATATATTCCAACCCCCCATACTCAATCACATCACCCATCTTTTCACCCTTTCTACCttatttatcaaataccaacatgtcccaaaccttagccaactaaacccattttcagctttaggccgaaattagcctcgtgaaaacccgtgagttacgaacccgagccatttactcctaaaattccagtacttattacttctccggattaagagtatgattttgtcagctcataaagtcagatcaacactaagtcaaaaaagacgtcgttcGATTTGGTGTgattagacgtacagttggaattccgaaaagaacgtttctaatcggttttcaggaa
The Gossypium raimondii isolate GPD5lz chromosome 8, ASM2569854v1, whole genome shotgun sequence DNA segment above includes these coding regions:
- the LOC105785001 gene encoding uncharacterized protein LOC105785001 translates to MEMIDAASGGALVNMTPQRYRPNLEPTRRVNGVNISSLEDKLDKLTNIVQSMLTEKKNQTQLCGICTTSEHPTDLCPILNENSTAHVDAVGGFPGPPQRHYDPFSNTYNPGWKDHPNLNYGANPRYNPAYQPRPLQPSQLPPKPSTSLEAIMERLAVDAAKYQQRTDASIQELTNQVSKLSMAVNRLESQGKLPSQMEPNPRQNASTITLRSGKILEPVPDKRRLAKDKKEKEEKEILETFRKVEVNIPLLDAIKQIPRYAKFLKELCTSKRRLLGNERVNVGENVSAVLQKKVPPKYKDQGMFAISCEIGNVGIKKAMCDLGASINVMPYPIYKLINAGPLKKTRVIIQLADRSVVYPEGLLEDVLVKVNELVFPADFYIINMEDDNSTNSSDILLGRSFGKSQVQKLTFGAEH